The proteins below come from a single Miscanthus floridulus cultivar M001 chromosome 1, ASM1932011v1, whole genome shotgun sequence genomic window:
- the LOC136459334 gene encoding probable histidine kinase 2, with product MGVTVVALACSVVVAIAAAAFFVVLRALRRSMAREASLRANLAQTNPQMMHNLEQMDVCTNKLLGILNSILDTSKVESGKMQLDEAEFSVANVLEESMDMINIVGLSKGLEVVWDPCDLSILCGNVVGDFRRLKQILDNVLGNSVKFTQQGHVVLRAWANRPIIARSSVCVTSRFGCSNFLCLFKGREHRKDCCSFSSIQNDLDSVELYFEVDDTGIGIPKEKRELVFEDYVQVKEGQGGTGLGLGIVQSFVRLMGGEISIKDKGPGKTGTCIGFNVFMKMGGIHEQHDIEEGSSSSQCCIRASALREANSSFEGGHCMLLVHGNETRRVLQSWLENLGMKVWLVPQLESLASALENVCHDSSTSLSRTSADSFECHADFCFRSRDTVSQILPVALKSSSRFKRSGAFGLHWSGALVVIDAHYGKMENICTEVNFPEIKKQMPCKIVCLVDANTSSGDLGRLRHHTCCDLVLQKPIHGSRLYALLNTLRDLQMAQAHHHPSHVSPENAETRMPGGSSGAGKSAVVALARSSSEPKRDGDKSLTGRRVLLVEDTLTLQTIGKKILYQLGADVEVAEDGAKAVSMFEAALAQVAGSRTGAAASTPYDAILMDCQMPVMDGYEATRRIREAESCYGVHTPIIALTAHAMQDEEQRQKIIAAGMDLHLTKPMERRSIAEAIRRVCVVGQD from the exons ATGGGCGTCACCGTCGTCGCCCTGGCGTGCAGCGTAGTAGTGGCCATAGCTGCGGCTGCGTTCTTCGTCGTGCTGAGGGCGCTGAGGCGGTCGATGGCACGCGAGGCGTCCCTGCGGGCAAACCTC GCCCAGACGAACCCGCAGATGATGCATAACCTCGAGCAGATGGACGTGTGCACAAACAAATTGCTCG GGATACTTAACTCGATTCTAGACACAAGCAAGGTTGAATCTGGAAAGATGCAGCTAGACGAGGCCGAGTTCAGCGTAGCAAATGTTCTGGAGGAGTCCATGGACATGATCAACATTGTAGGTCTGAGCAAAGGGCTGGAAGTGGTCTGGGATCCCTGTGACTTATCTATCCTGTGTGGGAACGTAGTAGGGGACTTCAGGAGACTCAAACAGATTCTTGACAACGTACTCGGCAATTCCGTGAAGTTTACTCAGCAAGGGCACGTCGTTCTCCGTGCCTGGGCAAATAGGCCTATTATTGCAAGGAGCTCAGTCTGTGTTACTTCAAGATTTGGCTGTTCCAATTTTTTATGCCTGTTCAAGGGAAGAGAACATCGCAAGGATTGTTGTTCGTTCAGCTCGATCCAGAATGATCTTGACTCGGTTGAGCTGTACTTTGAAGTGGATGATACTGGCATTGGAATCCcaaaggaaaagagagagttggTGTTTGAGGACTATGTTCAGGTTAAAGAAGGGCAAGGAGGAACTGGCTTGGGGCTTGGAATTGTTCAATCATTT GTCCGTTTGATGGGAGGCGAGATTAGCATCAAGGACAAAGGGCCTGGTAAAACAGGGACCTGCATTGGGTTCAATGTGTTTATGAAGATGGGTGGAATCCATGAACAACATGACATAGAAGAAGGCAGTTCAAGTAGCCAATGCTGTATCAGAGCCTCTGCCTTAAGAGAGGCCAATAGTAGCTTTGAGGGTGGACACTGCATGCTTCTTGTTCATGGCAATGAAACGCGAAGGGTACTGCAATCTTGGCTGGAGAATCTTGGGATGAAAGTTTGGCTAGTCCCACAACTCGAGTCCCTTGCTTCTGCTCTCGAGAATGTCTGTCATGATAGTAGTACATCTCTGTCAAGGACATCGGCGGACAGTTTCGAATGCCACGCAGACTTCTGTTTCAGATCCAGAGACACGGTTAGCCAAATACTCCCTGTTGCACTGAAGAGCAGCAGTCGCTTCAAAAGATCAGGCGCCTTTGGACTCCACTGGTCTGGTGCTCTAGTCGTCATTGATGCACACTACGGCAAGATGGAAAACATATGCACGGAGGTGAACTTCCCTGAGATCAAGAAACAAATGCCATGCAAGATTGTTTGCCTCGTCGACGCGAATACCTCTTCTGGTGATTTGGGGAGGCTGAGGCACCACACTTGCTGTGATCTTGTCCTGCAAAAACCAATCCATGGGTCTCGGTTGTATGCTCTCCTGAACACCTTGAGGGACCTCCAAATGGCACAGGCCCATCATCACCCATCTCATGTTAGTCCTGAAAATGCCGAGACCAGAATGCCGGGAGGGTCATCAGGGGCGGGCAAATCAGCCGTGGTTGCGCTCGCACGGTCGTCTTCGGAACCAAAACGGGACGGCGACAAATCATTGACCGGAAGGCGTGTGCTGTTAGTGGAGGACACTTTGACTCTGCAGACGATTGGGAAGAAGATACTGTACCAGCTTGGAGCAGACGTTGAAGTAGCAGAGGATGGAGCCAAGGCTGTCAGCATGTTCGAAGCTGCTCTTGCGCAAGTCGCTGGCTCACGAACGGGTGCAGCAGCGTCCACTCCCTATGATGCTATCCTTATGGATTGCCAG ATGCCTGTGATGGATGGCTACGAAGCGACAAGGCGCATCCGCGAGGCCGAGAGCTGCTACGGGGTTCACACTCCGATCATCGCCTTGACCGCCCACGCCATGCAGGATGAGGAGCAGCGGCAGAAGATCATTGCCGCCGGGATGGACCTTCACCTGACCAAGCCCATGGAGCGGAGGAGCATCGCTGAAGCCATCCGTCGCGTGTGCGTAGTAGGTCAGGATTGA
- the LOC136488040 gene encoding uncharacterized protein — protein MTTRIAPGVGANLLGQHSAERNQDATTYVGNLDPQVSEELLWELFVQAGPVVNVYVPKDRVTNLHQGYGFVEFRSEEDADYAIKILNMIKLYGKPIRVNKASQDKKSLDVGANLFIGNLDPDVDEKLLYDTFSAFGVIVTNPKIMRDPETGNSRGFGFVSYDSFESSDQAIEAMNNQHLCNRPITVSYAYKKDTKGERHGTPAERLLASNNPGSQKNRPHTMFASGPPTQGLPNGGPPVPRPYGNGTIPGQIQHMRQPPPPPVGQFPPPMQMHGQPAWAAQQSMAPPMPSQLQYRLPVRPPPPNMMPPPVGMVRPPPPPTGMSAPPMWMPPPPPPQQGGMPPPPMSMPPPPPPPSG, from the exons atgaCGACCCGCATAGCGCCGGGCGTGGGCGCGAACCTACTCGGGCAGCACTCGGCGGAGCGCAACCAGGACGCCACCACCTACGTCGGCAACCTCGACCCTCAG GTTTCCGAGGAGCTTCTATGGGAATTGTTTGTCCAAGCAGGCCCTGTTG TTAATGTGTATGTCCCAAAAGACAGAGTTACGAATTTACACCAGGGATATGGATTTGTAGAATTCAGGAGCGAGGAAGATGCAGATTAT GCCATTAAGATTTTGAACATGATCAAACTATACGGTAAGCCCATAAGAGTAAACAAG GCTTCCCAGGATAAGAAGAGCTTGGACGTTGGAGCAAATCTGTTTATTGGCAATCTTGATCCG GATGTTGATGAGAAGCTCCTCTATGATACCTTCAGTGCATTTGGAGTGATTGTAACTAATCCTAAG ATAATGCGAGATCCTGAGACTGGAAATTCTAGAGGCTTTGGCTTTGTGAGCTATGACTCCTTTGAATCATCTGATCAAGCAATAGAG GCCATGAACAACCAACATTTATGCAACCGGCCAATCACTGTCTCTTATGCTTACAAGAAAGACACGAAAGGAGAGCGCCATGGCACACCAGCAG AGCGACTGCTGGCATCAAACAATCCAGGATCTCAGAAGAATAGGCCACACACAATGTTTGCAAGTGGTCCGCCGACCCAAGGTCTTCCAAATGGTGGTCCGCCTGTGCCACGGCCTTATGGCAATGGCACAATTCCGGGACAGATTCAACACATGCGACAACCACCTCCACCACCTGTTGGACAATTCCCCCCTCCAATGCAGATGCACGGGCAACCTGCTTGGGCCGCTCAACAATCTATGGCGCCCCCCATGCCATCGCAACTCCAGTACAGGCTCCCCGTGAGGCCACCACCACCAAATATGATGCCCCCTCCAGTTGGCATGGTAAGGCCGCCACCTCCTCCCACTGGTATGTCAGCACCACCTATGTGGAtgccacccccacccccgccACAACAAGGTGGAATGCCTCCGCCTCCCATGTCTatgccgccaccacctccaccaccatctGGTTAA